A DNA window from Myripristis murdjan chromosome 19, fMyrMur1.1, whole genome shotgun sequence contains the following coding sequences:
- the nlrc3 gene encoding NLR family CARD domain-containing protein 3 isoform X2, with protein MISHLRNLDLLTMAEEAQIKAAGQLQDQVDMLTNVLTSKDPKGPDALRGFIESSGSQVSQFIIKYDPMVKEHREVLLQRYDLHRGTDSSSCPQLDVLSRALLLVDGLSDLQQREHDLMQVEATRGGRRNHLRQLGLAKLFEPLTRVSVPPRVSLTVGVAGIGKSTWVRHFIRQWSQGAICTDVSFVLPFTFWELNSFEKLSVEKLVKMAFPHLTEPNLVLGSSCRTLLIFDGLDEFRCTLNFSDAAPCSDPKKEMPIDDLVTNIIRGNLLPDMAVWVTSRPRVASLIPGGLVDRVTEIPGFCPKDIEIFLNHHFSENNFASKIWAHLESQKILMVMSYIPSICWIVADTLRYLLQNGMQESLPRTCTELYAHFCCMKAEVGEPRGREHVKIEQLQGSNRKLLGNLGRLAFYGLLKHKYTFSEQDFKAYGIDLPSTQSSLGAGVLVREESAMYTAYRFTHLTIQEFVAATFYYVASKRAIFDLFSESTMSWPKIGFHNHFRSALQHSQQAEDGHLDVFVRFLSGLLCPAALKPLAGLLALGKDDGNQKTWAAGFLQGLLDSGSTVVSLRAVNIAYCLQELQHTELLRSVEDDLRLGSLAGKLTRAHCVVLGYLLHVSPETSEETNLTACLSYSTVKCLLPQLLYCSYLRLENNNFKDDVMELLGSLLSAKDCHIQKLSLAENAISNKGAKALSRALLVNRTLTTLDLRNNNIGSKGARFLAEALKMNQVLLSINFQNNAIEEEGARALAEVLQANRKLFSLNVQKNSIGADGAKRIADALKTNRTLTELILCSNQLGDKGTVALAEALTDNNTLLSLHLQSNSISNRGMTALTKALRWNRGLVFLNLRENSIGVEGAKAMAHALHENRSLRELDLTANLLHDEGVQAIASAITVNQGLTSLHLQWNFIKSSATKALAQALLSNSTMQLLDLQENTIGNEGVIVLAEALKTNASLHTLCLQGVSAGSSGAIAMAEALKVNQTLQTLDLRGNMVGMEGAKALANALKHNGSLKSLNLQENSLGMDGAIFIATALKGKNQLTYINLQGNGVGESGAKVISDAIRANSPGCVVDI; from the exons ATGATATCTCACTTGAGAAATCTGGATCTGCTGACTATGGCTGAGGAAGCACAGATTAAGGCAGCGGGCCAGTTGCAAGACCAGGTTGATATGCTTACAAATGTCCTCACCAGCAAGGATCCCAAAGGCCCTGATGCCCTTCGAGGCTTCATAGAGAGCTCAGGGTCTCAAGTCTCCCAGTTCATAATAAAGTATG ACCCCATGGTGAAGGAGCACAGAGAGGTGTTACTACAGCGATATGACCTACACAGAGGCACTGATTCATCCAGCTGCCCCCAACTGGACGTCTTGTCTAGAGCCTTGCTTCTGGTTGATGGACTTTCTGACCTCCAGCAAAGGGAGCATGACCTAATGCAGGTTGAAGCCACccgaggaggaaggagaaatcATCTCAGACAGCTGGGCCTGGCCAAACTCTTTGAGCCCCTGACCCGGGTCAGTGTGCCTCCCAGGGTGTCCCTCACCGTAGGGGTGGCTGGTATTGGCAAGAGTACCTGGGTCCGGCACTTCATCAGACAGTGGAGCCAAGGGGCCATCTGCACCGACGTGAGCTTTGTCTTACCTTTCACCTTTTGGGAGCTGAACTCATTTGAGAAGCTTTCAGTTGAGAAGCTGGTGAAAATGGCTTTTCCTCATTTGACAGAGCCTAATCTGGTCCTGGGCAGCTCTTGTCGAACACTGCTAATATTTGACGGTTTGGATGAATTCCGCTGCACTTTAAATTTCTCTGATGCAGCGCCCTGCAGTGACCCCAAAAAAGAAATGCCCATTGATGACTTAGTCACCAACATCATCCGAGGGAATCTTCTCCCTGACATGGCAGTGTGGGTGACTTCCAGACCAAGAGTGGCCTCACTCATCCCTGGAGGATTGGTTGACAGGGTGACTGAGATCCCAGGCTTCTGTCCTAAGGACATTGAGATTTTCCTAAATCACCACTTCTCTGAGAACAATTTTGCAAGTAAAATATGGGCACACTTAGAGTCCCAAAAGATCTTAATGGTTATGTCCTATATACCAAGCATTTGCTGGATAGTGGCTGATACTCTGAGGTACCTCTTGCAGAATGGCATGCAGGAAAGCCTTCCAAGGACTTGCACTGAACTCTACGCCCACTTCTGTTGCATGAAAGCCGAAGTAGGAGAACCAAGAGGTAGGGAGCATGTTAAGATAGAGCAGCTTCAAGGGAGCAATCGAAAACTGCTGGGGAACCTTGGACGACTGGCATTCTATGGGCTCCTCAAGCATAAGTACACTTTTAGTGAACAAGACTTCAAGGCCTATGGAATAGATCTACCATCAACTCAGAGCAGTCTTGGTGCAGGAGTTCTTGTTCGTGAGGAGTCAGCCATGTACACAGCATACCGGTTCACTCATTTAACTATACAGGAGTTTGTGGCGGCTACATTCTACTATGTCGCCTCCAAGCGGGCCATCTTTGACTTGTTCTCAGAAAGCACAATGTCCTGGCCCAAGATTGGCTTCCACAACCACTTCAGAAGCGCCCTGCAGCACTCACAACAAGCAGAAGATGGTCACTTGGATGTGTTTGTGCGCTTTCTGTCAGGTTTGTTGTGTCCGGCGGCATTGAAACCTCTTGCTGGGCTGCTGGCCCTTGGAAAGGACGATGGTAATCAAAAGACATGGGCAGCAGGATTTTTACAAGGCCTTTTGGACAGCGGGAGCACCGTGGTGTCCCTGCGTGCAGTCAACATAGCCTACTGCTTACAGGAGCTTCAACATACAGAACTGCTGCGCAGTGTAGAGGATGACTTGCGCCTAGGTAGCCTTGCTGGGAAGTTGACACGTGCCCACTGTGTAGTGCTCGGCTATCTGCTTCATGTGTCTCCAGAAACCAGCGAAGAGACAAACCTAACAGCTTGTCTGAGCTACTCTACAGTTAAATGCTTGCTCCCACAGCTACTGTACTGCAGCTATCTAAG GCTAGAGAATAACAACTTCAAAGATGATGTCATGGAATTGCTGGGAAGCTTACTGAGTGCCAAAGACTGTCATATCCAGAAATTAAG TTTAGCAGAGAATGCCATCAGCAACAAAGGTGCCAAAGCCCTCAGCCGCGCTCTCTTGGTCAACAGGACCCTGACCACACTCGA CCTCCGCAACAACAACATTGGCTCTAAAGGGGCTAGGTTCCTGGCAGAAGCCCTCAAAATGAACCAAGTTCTGCTATCGATCAA TTTCCAGAACAATGCCATAGAGGAGGAGGGCGCTCGGGCTCTTGCAGAGGTTTTGCAAGCCAACCGCAAACTCTTCTCTCTGAA TGTACAGAAGAATTCAATTGGAGCAGATGGAGCCAAAAGGATTGCCGatgcactgaaaacaaaccGGACTCTCACAGAGCTGAT CCTTTGTAGTAACCAGCTTGGGGACAAAGGAACAGTAGCTCTAGCCGAGGCTCTGACAGACAAcaacactctcctctctctgca CCTTCAGAGTAATTCAATCAGCAACCGGGGAATGACAGCCTTAACCAAAGCACTGAGGTGGAACCGCGGCCTTGTCTTCTTGAA TCTCAGAGAGAACTCTATTGGAGTGGAAGGGGCAAAAGCCATGGCCCATGCCCTCCATGAGAACAGGTCTCTGCGGGAGCTCGA TCTCACAGCCAACCTGCTGCATGATGAAGGAGTTCAAGCTATAGCCAGTGCAATCACAGTTAATCAAGGTCTCACCTCTTTACA TCTGCAGTGGAATTTCATCAAGTCTTCTGCCACTAAAGCTCTGGCCCAAGCGCTGCTCTCCAATTCCACCATGCAGCTCTTGGA TCTACAGGAGAATACTATTGGAAATGAAGGTGTCATTGTTCTTGCTGAAGCCCTGAAAACCAATGCATCCCTGCATACATTATG TCTCCAGGGTGTCTCAGCAGGCAGCAGTGGAGCCATTGCAATGGCAGAGGCTCTAAAGGTCAACCAGACCCTGCAAACGTTAGA cCTGCGTGGAAACATGGTAGGGATGGAGGGAGCCAAGGCTTTGGCCAATGCCCTGAAACATAACGGAAGCCTCAAGTCTTTGAA tctgcAGGAGAATTCCCTCGGTATGGATGGAGCCATATTCATTGCAACAGCCTTAAAAGGGAAGAATCAGCTAACATACATAAA TTTGCAGGGAAATGGCGTCGGAGAATCGGGGGCAAAGGTCATATCCGACGCCATCAGGGCCAACTCTCCAGGCTGTGTGGTGGACATCTGA
- the nlrc3 gene encoding NLR family CARD domain-containing protein 3 isoform X1 encodes MEGKAHYDSILDRSKRITWQDDCYMDLQSTSCLPTKGEKNDIDWIQKHQHQLKRFITTPFLEGMISHLRNLDLLTMAEEAQIKAAGQLQDQVDMLTNVLTSKDPKGPDALRGFIESSGSQVSQFIIKYDPMVKEHREVLLQRYDLHRGTDSSSCPQLDVLSRALLLVDGLSDLQQREHDLMQVEATRGGRRNHLRQLGLAKLFEPLTRVSVPPRVSLTVGVAGIGKSTWVRHFIRQWSQGAICTDVSFVLPFTFWELNSFEKLSVEKLVKMAFPHLTEPNLVLGSSCRTLLIFDGLDEFRCTLNFSDAAPCSDPKKEMPIDDLVTNIIRGNLLPDMAVWVTSRPRVASLIPGGLVDRVTEIPGFCPKDIEIFLNHHFSENNFASKIWAHLESQKILMVMSYIPSICWIVADTLRYLLQNGMQESLPRTCTELYAHFCCMKAEVGEPRGREHVKIEQLQGSNRKLLGNLGRLAFYGLLKHKYTFSEQDFKAYGIDLPSTQSSLGAGVLVREESAMYTAYRFTHLTIQEFVAATFYYVASKRAIFDLFSESTMSWPKIGFHNHFRSALQHSQQAEDGHLDVFVRFLSGLLCPAALKPLAGLLALGKDDGNQKTWAAGFLQGLLDSGSTVVSLRAVNIAYCLQELQHTELLRSVEDDLRLGSLAGKLTRAHCVVLGYLLHVSPETSEETNLTACLSYSTVKCLLPQLLYCSYLRLENNNFKDDVMELLGSLLSAKDCHIQKLSLAENAISNKGAKALSRALLVNRTLTTLDLRNNNIGSKGARFLAEALKMNQVLLSINFQNNAIEEEGARALAEVLQANRKLFSLNVQKNSIGADGAKRIADALKTNRTLTELILCSNQLGDKGTVALAEALTDNNTLLSLHLQSNSISNRGMTALTKALRWNRGLVFLNLRENSIGVEGAKAMAHALHENRSLRELDLTANLLHDEGVQAIASAITVNQGLTSLHLQWNFIKSSATKALAQALLSNSTMQLLDLQENTIGNEGVIVLAEALKTNASLHTLCLQGVSAGSSGAIAMAEALKVNQTLQTLDLRGNMVGMEGAKALANALKHNGSLKSLNLQENSLGMDGAIFIATALKGKNQLTYINLQGNGVGESGAKVISDAIRANSPGCVVDI; translated from the exons ATGGAGGGGAAGGCACATTATGATTCTATCTTGGATCGAAGCAAACGCATCACATGGCAGGATGACTGCTACATGGACCTCCAGTCTACATCCTGTCTACCAACAAAAGGCGAAAAGAATG ATATTGATTGGATCCAAAAGCATCAACACCAGCTGAAACGCTTCATTACCACTCCATTCCTGGAGGGGATGATATCTCACTTGAGAAATCTGGATCTGCTGACTATGGCTGAGGAAGCACAGATTAAGGCAGCGGGCCAGTTGCAAGACCAGGTTGATATGCTTACAAATGTCCTCACCAGCAAGGATCCCAAAGGCCCTGATGCCCTTCGAGGCTTCATAGAGAGCTCAGGGTCTCAAGTCTCCCAGTTCATAATAAAGTATG ACCCCATGGTGAAGGAGCACAGAGAGGTGTTACTACAGCGATATGACCTACACAGAGGCACTGATTCATCCAGCTGCCCCCAACTGGACGTCTTGTCTAGAGCCTTGCTTCTGGTTGATGGACTTTCTGACCTCCAGCAAAGGGAGCATGACCTAATGCAGGTTGAAGCCACccgaggaggaaggagaaatcATCTCAGACAGCTGGGCCTGGCCAAACTCTTTGAGCCCCTGACCCGGGTCAGTGTGCCTCCCAGGGTGTCCCTCACCGTAGGGGTGGCTGGTATTGGCAAGAGTACCTGGGTCCGGCACTTCATCAGACAGTGGAGCCAAGGGGCCATCTGCACCGACGTGAGCTTTGTCTTACCTTTCACCTTTTGGGAGCTGAACTCATTTGAGAAGCTTTCAGTTGAGAAGCTGGTGAAAATGGCTTTTCCTCATTTGACAGAGCCTAATCTGGTCCTGGGCAGCTCTTGTCGAACACTGCTAATATTTGACGGTTTGGATGAATTCCGCTGCACTTTAAATTTCTCTGATGCAGCGCCCTGCAGTGACCCCAAAAAAGAAATGCCCATTGATGACTTAGTCACCAACATCATCCGAGGGAATCTTCTCCCTGACATGGCAGTGTGGGTGACTTCCAGACCAAGAGTGGCCTCACTCATCCCTGGAGGATTGGTTGACAGGGTGACTGAGATCCCAGGCTTCTGTCCTAAGGACATTGAGATTTTCCTAAATCACCACTTCTCTGAGAACAATTTTGCAAGTAAAATATGGGCACACTTAGAGTCCCAAAAGATCTTAATGGTTATGTCCTATATACCAAGCATTTGCTGGATAGTGGCTGATACTCTGAGGTACCTCTTGCAGAATGGCATGCAGGAAAGCCTTCCAAGGACTTGCACTGAACTCTACGCCCACTTCTGTTGCATGAAAGCCGAAGTAGGAGAACCAAGAGGTAGGGAGCATGTTAAGATAGAGCAGCTTCAAGGGAGCAATCGAAAACTGCTGGGGAACCTTGGACGACTGGCATTCTATGGGCTCCTCAAGCATAAGTACACTTTTAGTGAACAAGACTTCAAGGCCTATGGAATAGATCTACCATCAACTCAGAGCAGTCTTGGTGCAGGAGTTCTTGTTCGTGAGGAGTCAGCCATGTACACAGCATACCGGTTCACTCATTTAACTATACAGGAGTTTGTGGCGGCTACATTCTACTATGTCGCCTCCAAGCGGGCCATCTTTGACTTGTTCTCAGAAAGCACAATGTCCTGGCCCAAGATTGGCTTCCACAACCACTTCAGAAGCGCCCTGCAGCACTCACAACAAGCAGAAGATGGTCACTTGGATGTGTTTGTGCGCTTTCTGTCAGGTTTGTTGTGTCCGGCGGCATTGAAACCTCTTGCTGGGCTGCTGGCCCTTGGAAAGGACGATGGTAATCAAAAGACATGGGCAGCAGGATTTTTACAAGGCCTTTTGGACAGCGGGAGCACCGTGGTGTCCCTGCGTGCAGTCAACATAGCCTACTGCTTACAGGAGCTTCAACATACAGAACTGCTGCGCAGTGTAGAGGATGACTTGCGCCTAGGTAGCCTTGCTGGGAAGTTGACACGTGCCCACTGTGTAGTGCTCGGCTATCTGCTTCATGTGTCTCCAGAAACCAGCGAAGAGACAAACCTAACAGCTTGTCTGAGCTACTCTACAGTTAAATGCTTGCTCCCACAGCTACTGTACTGCAGCTATCTAAG GCTAGAGAATAACAACTTCAAAGATGATGTCATGGAATTGCTGGGAAGCTTACTGAGTGCCAAAGACTGTCATATCCAGAAATTAAG TTTAGCAGAGAATGCCATCAGCAACAAAGGTGCCAAAGCCCTCAGCCGCGCTCTCTTGGTCAACAGGACCCTGACCACACTCGA CCTCCGCAACAACAACATTGGCTCTAAAGGGGCTAGGTTCCTGGCAGAAGCCCTCAAAATGAACCAAGTTCTGCTATCGATCAA TTTCCAGAACAATGCCATAGAGGAGGAGGGCGCTCGGGCTCTTGCAGAGGTTTTGCAAGCCAACCGCAAACTCTTCTCTCTGAA TGTACAGAAGAATTCAATTGGAGCAGATGGAGCCAAAAGGATTGCCGatgcactgaaaacaaaccGGACTCTCACAGAGCTGAT CCTTTGTAGTAACCAGCTTGGGGACAAAGGAACAGTAGCTCTAGCCGAGGCTCTGACAGACAAcaacactctcctctctctgca CCTTCAGAGTAATTCAATCAGCAACCGGGGAATGACAGCCTTAACCAAAGCACTGAGGTGGAACCGCGGCCTTGTCTTCTTGAA TCTCAGAGAGAACTCTATTGGAGTGGAAGGGGCAAAAGCCATGGCCCATGCCCTCCATGAGAACAGGTCTCTGCGGGAGCTCGA TCTCACAGCCAACCTGCTGCATGATGAAGGAGTTCAAGCTATAGCCAGTGCAATCACAGTTAATCAAGGTCTCACCTCTTTACA TCTGCAGTGGAATTTCATCAAGTCTTCTGCCACTAAAGCTCTGGCCCAAGCGCTGCTCTCCAATTCCACCATGCAGCTCTTGGA TCTACAGGAGAATACTATTGGAAATGAAGGTGTCATTGTTCTTGCTGAAGCCCTGAAAACCAATGCATCCCTGCATACATTATG TCTCCAGGGTGTCTCAGCAGGCAGCAGTGGAGCCATTGCAATGGCAGAGGCTCTAAAGGTCAACCAGACCCTGCAAACGTTAGA cCTGCGTGGAAACATGGTAGGGATGGAGGGAGCCAAGGCTTTGGCCAATGCCCTGAAACATAACGGAAGCCTCAAGTCTTTGAA tctgcAGGAGAATTCCCTCGGTATGGATGGAGCCATATTCATTGCAACAGCCTTAAAAGGGAAGAATCAGCTAACATACATAAA TTTGCAGGGAAATGGCGTCGGAGAATCGGGGGCAAAGGTCATATCCGACGCCATCAGGGCCAACTCTCCAGGCTGTGTGGTGGACATCTGA